The proteins below are encoded in one region of Neofelis nebulosa isolate mNeoNeb1 chromosome 17, mNeoNeb1.pri, whole genome shotgun sequence:
- the LOC131500309 gene encoding zinc finger protein 585A isoform X3: MLETYSHLLSVGYEVPQPEVFMLEQGKEPWALQGESPHQSCSEELWQIDDQTESYQQRENKSLRDVVFIKKILTAKKDYEYKDIRKIIHVSQNILSPKRAHQCDSFGNALKHNLDLHSHYRNSASKNMNKITEYGKISSSTDPECSPTGEKLWDHNQCGNILSYKQAPSQHQKIHTGEKSYECAEFGKIFTQKSQLRVHMKVHTGEKLYVCIDCGKAFVKRPEFIIHQRTHTREKPYKCSECGKAFFQVSSLLRHQRIHTGEKLYECSECGKGFSYNSDLSIHQKIHTGERHHECSDCGKAFTQKSTLKMHQKIHTGERSYICIECGQAFIQKTHLIAHRRIHTGEKPYECNNCGKSFISKSQLQVHQRIHTRMKPFIYTEYGKIFNNSSNLITHKKVQIREKSSICTECGKAFTYRSELIIHQRIHTGEKPYECSDCGKAFTQKSALTVHQRIHTGEKSYVCMKCGLAFIQKAHLIAHQIIHTGEKPYKCGHCGKSFTSKSQLHVHKRIHTGEKPYMCAKCGKAFTNRSNLITHQKTHTGEKSYICPKCGKAFTQRSDLITHQRIHTGEKPYECGTCGKAFTQKSHLNIHQKIHTGERQYECHECGKAFNQKSILIVHQKIHTGEKPYVCGECGRAFIRKSNFITHQRIHTGEKPYECSDCGKSFTSKSQLLVHQPIHTGEKPYVCAVCGKAFSGRSNLSKHQKTHTGEKPYICSECGKTFRQKSELIIHHRIHTGEKPYECSDCGKSFTKKSQLQVHQRIHTGEKPYVCAECGKAFTDRSNLNKHQTTHTGDKPYKCVVCGKGFVQKSVLNVHQSIHT, encoded by the exons ATGTTGGAGACCTACAGTCACCTGCTTTCAGTAG GGTATGAAGTTCCCCAACCAGAAGTTTTCATGTTGGAGCAAGGAAAGGAGCCCTGGGCATTGCAGGGTGAGAGCCCACATCAGAGCTGTTCAG AAGAATTGTGGCAGATTGATGACCAGACAGAAAGCTatcagcaaagagaaaacaaatctttaaGAGATGTTgttttcatcaagaaaatacTGACTGCAAAGAAGGATTATGAATATAAGgacattagaaaaataatccaTGTGAGCCAAAACATTCTTTCCCCCAAAAGAGCCCATCAGTGTGATTCATTTGGAAACGCTTTGAAGCATAATTTAGATTTACACAGTCATTATAGAAACAGTGCATCAAAGAACATGAATAAGATTACTGAATATGGTAAAATTTCTTCCTCTACTGACCCTGAGTGTTCTCCAACAGGAGAGAAGTTATGGGACCATAATCAATGTGGAAATATCCTCAGCTATAAACAAGCACCCTCTCAACATCAAAAAATTCATACTGGGGAGAAATCTTACGAATGTGCTGAATTTGGAAAGATCTTCACCCAGAAGTCACAGCTCAGGGTACATATGAAAGTTCATACAGGAGAAAAACTCTATGTGTGCATTGACTGTGGGAAAGCTTTTGTAAAGAGGCCAGAATTCATTATACATCAGAGAACCCATACTAGAGAGAAGCCCTATAagtgcagtgaatgtggaaaAGCTTTTTTCCAAGTATCTTCTCTCTTAAGGCATcaaagaattcatactggagaaaaactTTATGAATGCAGTGAATGTGGAAAAGGCTTCTCTTACAACTCTGATCTCAGTATACACCAgaaaattcatactggagagagaCACCATGAATGCAGTGATTGTGGCAAAGCATTTACACAAAAGTCCACGCTCAAGATGCATCAGAAGATTCACACAGGTGAGAGATCTTATATATGTATTGAATGTGGACAGGCCTTCATACAGAAGACACACTTGATTGCACACCGAAGAATCCATACTGGAGAAAAACCATATGAATGCAATAACTGTGGGAAGTCCTTCATTTCTAAGTCACAACTCCAGGTACATCAACGAATTCACACAAGAATGAAACCCTTTATATATACTGAATATGGGAAGATCTTCAACAATAGTTCCAATCTCATTACACATAAGAAAGTTCAAATTAGAGAGAAATCGTCCATATGTACTGAATGTGGTAAGGCCTTTACGTACAGGTCAGAACTGATTatacatcagagaattcacactgggGAAAAACCTTATGAATGCAGTGATTGTGGAAAAGCCTTTACTCAGAAGTCAGCACTCACAGtgcatcagagaattcatacaggaGAAAAATCTTACGTATGCATGAAATGTGGACTAGCCTTTATCCAGAAGGCTCACTTGATTGCACATCAAataattcatactggagagaaaccttataaaTGTGGCCACTGTGGGAAATCCTTTACTTCCAAGTCACAACTCCACGTACATAAACgaattcacacaggagagaagcctTATATGTGCGCTAAATGTGGGAAGGCATTTACCAACAGGTCAAATCTCATTACACATCAGAAAACTCATACAGGGGAGAAGTCCTATATATGTCCTAAATGTGGAAAGGCCTTCACACAAAGGTCAGATTTGATTACAcaccagagaattcatactggagaaaaacctTATGAATGTGGTACCTGTGGAAAAGCCTTTACCCAAAAGTCACACCTCAATATACACCAGAAAATTCATACCGGAGAAAGACAATATGAATGccatgaatgtgggaaagccttcaatCAGAAATCAATACTTATTGTGCATCAGAAaattcatacaggagagaaaccttatgTATGCGGTGAGTGTGGTAGAGCTTTCATCCGGAAGTCAAACTTCATTActcatcagagaattcatactggagagaaaccttatgaatgcaGTGATTGTGGGAAATCCTTCACGTCCAAATCTCAGCTCCTGGTGCATCAACCAATTCACACAGGAGAAAAACCgtatgtgtgtgctgtgtgtgggaaagcctttagtgGCAGATCAAATCTCAgtaaacaccaaaaaacccataCAGGAGAAAAGCCCTACATCTGTTCTGAATGTGGGAAGACCTTCAGACAGAAGTCAGAGTTGATTATACATCATAGaatccacactggagagaaaccttatgaatgcaGTGACTGTGGCAAATCTTTCACTAAGAAATCACAACTCCAAGTGCATCAGCgaattcacacaggagaaaaGCCTTATGTATGTGCTGAGTGTGGGAAGGCTTTCACAGACAGGTCAAATTTGAATAAACATCAGACAACACACACTGGAGACAAACCCTATAAGTGTGTAGTCTGTGGGAAAGGCTTCGTCCAGAAATCTGTGCTCAATGTCCATCAGAGTATTCACACTTGA
- the LOC131500309 gene encoding zinc finger protein 585A isoform X1, protein MTMSANQTSPHKSLILVPEEYDSSYEGSVSFRDVAVDFSREEWQHLDLAQRNLYRDVMLETYSHLLSVGYEVPQPEVFMLEQGKEPWALQGESPHQSCSEELWQIDDQTESYQQRENKSLRDVVFIKKILTAKKDYEYKDIRKIIHVSQNILSPKRAHQCDSFGNALKHNLDLHSHYRNSASKNMNKITEYGKISSSTDPECSPTGEKLWDHNQCGNILSYKQAPSQHQKIHTGEKSYECAEFGKIFTQKSQLRVHMKVHTGEKLYVCIDCGKAFVKRPEFIIHQRTHTREKPYKCSECGKAFFQVSSLLRHQRIHTGEKLYECSECGKGFSYNSDLSIHQKIHTGERHHECSDCGKAFTQKSTLKMHQKIHTGERSYICIECGQAFIQKTHLIAHRRIHTGEKPYECNNCGKSFISKSQLQVHQRIHTRMKPFIYTEYGKIFNNSSNLITHKKVQIREKSSICTECGKAFTYRSELIIHQRIHTGEKPYECSDCGKAFTQKSALTVHQRIHTGEKSYVCMKCGLAFIQKAHLIAHQIIHTGEKPYKCGHCGKSFTSKSQLHVHKRIHTGEKPYMCAKCGKAFTNRSNLITHQKTHTGEKSYICPKCGKAFTQRSDLITHQRIHTGEKPYECGTCGKAFTQKSHLNIHQKIHTGERQYECHECGKAFNQKSILIVHQKIHTGEKPYVCGECGRAFIRKSNFITHQRIHTGEKPYECSDCGKSFTSKSQLLVHQPIHTGEKPYVCAVCGKAFSGRSNLSKHQKTHTGEKPYICSECGKTFRQKSELIIHHRIHTGEKPYECSDCGKSFTKKSQLQVHQRIHTGEKPYVCAECGKAFTDRSNLNKHQTTHTGDKPYKCVVCGKGFVQKSVLNVHQSIHT, encoded by the exons ATGACGATGTCAGCTAATCAGACCTCTCCCCATAAATCCCTGATCCTGGTTCCAGAGGAATATGACAGTTCATATGAG GGATCGGTGTCCTTCAGGGATGTGGCTGTAGATTTCAGCAGAGAGGAGTGGCAGCATCTAGACCTTGCTCAGAGAAACTTGTACCGGGATGTGATGTTGGAGACCTACAGTCACCTGCTTTCAGTAG GGTATGAAGTTCCCCAACCAGAAGTTTTCATGTTGGAGCAAGGAAAGGAGCCCTGGGCATTGCAGGGTGAGAGCCCACATCAGAGCTGTTCAG AAGAATTGTGGCAGATTGATGACCAGACAGAAAGCTatcagcaaagagaaaacaaatctttaaGAGATGTTgttttcatcaagaaaatacTGACTGCAAAGAAGGATTATGAATATAAGgacattagaaaaataatccaTGTGAGCCAAAACATTCTTTCCCCCAAAAGAGCCCATCAGTGTGATTCATTTGGAAACGCTTTGAAGCATAATTTAGATTTACACAGTCATTATAGAAACAGTGCATCAAAGAACATGAATAAGATTACTGAATATGGTAAAATTTCTTCCTCTACTGACCCTGAGTGTTCTCCAACAGGAGAGAAGTTATGGGACCATAATCAATGTGGAAATATCCTCAGCTATAAACAAGCACCCTCTCAACATCAAAAAATTCATACTGGGGAGAAATCTTACGAATGTGCTGAATTTGGAAAGATCTTCACCCAGAAGTCACAGCTCAGGGTACATATGAAAGTTCATACAGGAGAAAAACTCTATGTGTGCATTGACTGTGGGAAAGCTTTTGTAAAGAGGCCAGAATTCATTATACATCAGAGAACCCATACTAGAGAGAAGCCCTATAagtgcagtgaatgtggaaaAGCTTTTTTCCAAGTATCTTCTCTCTTAAGGCATcaaagaattcatactggagaaaaactTTATGAATGCAGTGAATGTGGAAAAGGCTTCTCTTACAACTCTGATCTCAGTATACACCAgaaaattcatactggagagagaCACCATGAATGCAGTGATTGTGGCAAAGCATTTACACAAAAGTCCACGCTCAAGATGCATCAGAAGATTCACACAGGTGAGAGATCTTATATATGTATTGAATGTGGACAGGCCTTCATACAGAAGACACACTTGATTGCACACCGAAGAATCCATACTGGAGAAAAACCATATGAATGCAATAACTGTGGGAAGTCCTTCATTTCTAAGTCACAACTCCAGGTACATCAACGAATTCACACAAGAATGAAACCCTTTATATATACTGAATATGGGAAGATCTTCAACAATAGTTCCAATCTCATTACACATAAGAAAGTTCAAATTAGAGAGAAATCGTCCATATGTACTGAATGTGGTAAGGCCTTTACGTACAGGTCAGAACTGATTatacatcagagaattcacactgggGAAAAACCTTATGAATGCAGTGATTGTGGAAAAGCCTTTACTCAGAAGTCAGCACTCACAGtgcatcagagaattcatacaggaGAAAAATCTTACGTATGCATGAAATGTGGACTAGCCTTTATCCAGAAGGCTCACTTGATTGCACATCAAataattcatactggagagaaaccttataaaTGTGGCCACTGTGGGAAATCCTTTACTTCCAAGTCACAACTCCACGTACATAAACgaattcacacaggagagaagcctTATATGTGCGCTAAATGTGGGAAGGCATTTACCAACAGGTCAAATCTCATTACACATCAGAAAACTCATACAGGGGAGAAGTCCTATATATGTCCTAAATGTGGAAAGGCCTTCACACAAAGGTCAGATTTGATTACAcaccagagaattcatactggagaaaaacctTATGAATGTGGTACCTGTGGAAAAGCCTTTACCCAAAAGTCACACCTCAATATACACCAGAAAATTCATACCGGAGAAAGACAATATGAATGccatgaatgtgggaaagccttcaatCAGAAATCAATACTTATTGTGCATCAGAAaattcatacaggagagaaaccttatgTATGCGGTGAGTGTGGTAGAGCTTTCATCCGGAAGTCAAACTTCATTActcatcagagaattcatactggagagaaaccttatgaatgcaGTGATTGTGGGAAATCCTTCACGTCCAAATCTCAGCTCCTGGTGCATCAACCAATTCACACAGGAGAAAAACCgtatgtgtgtgctgtgtgtgggaaagcctttagtgGCAGATCAAATCTCAgtaaacaccaaaaaacccataCAGGAGAAAAGCCCTACATCTGTTCTGAATGTGGGAAGACCTTCAGACAGAAGTCAGAGTTGATTATACATCATAGaatccacactggagagaaaccttatgaatgcaGTGACTGTGGCAAATCTTTCACTAAGAAATCACAACTCCAAGTGCATCAGCgaattcacacaggagaaaaGCCTTATGTATGTGCTGAGTGTGGGAAGGCTTTCACAGACAGGTCAAATTTGAATAAACATCAGACAACACACACTGGAGACAAACCCTATAAGTGTGTAGTCTGTGGGAAAGGCTTCGTCCAGAAATCTGTGCTCAATGTCCATCAGAGTATTCACACTTGA
- the LOC131500309 gene encoding zinc finger protein 585A isoform X2: MRRFFPGQTVYKKLILGSVSFRDVAVDFSREEWQHLDLAQRNLYRDVMLETYSHLLSVGYEVPQPEVFMLEQGKEPWALQGESPHQSCSEELWQIDDQTESYQQRENKSLRDVVFIKKILTAKKDYEYKDIRKIIHVSQNILSPKRAHQCDSFGNALKHNLDLHSHYRNSASKNMNKITEYGKISSSTDPECSPTGEKLWDHNQCGNILSYKQAPSQHQKIHTGEKSYECAEFGKIFTQKSQLRVHMKVHTGEKLYVCIDCGKAFVKRPEFIIHQRTHTREKPYKCSECGKAFFQVSSLLRHQRIHTGEKLYECSECGKGFSYNSDLSIHQKIHTGERHHECSDCGKAFTQKSTLKMHQKIHTGERSYICIECGQAFIQKTHLIAHRRIHTGEKPYECNNCGKSFISKSQLQVHQRIHTRMKPFIYTEYGKIFNNSSNLITHKKVQIREKSSICTECGKAFTYRSELIIHQRIHTGEKPYECSDCGKAFTQKSALTVHQRIHTGEKSYVCMKCGLAFIQKAHLIAHQIIHTGEKPYKCGHCGKSFTSKSQLHVHKRIHTGEKPYMCAKCGKAFTNRSNLITHQKTHTGEKSYICPKCGKAFTQRSDLITHQRIHTGEKPYECGTCGKAFTQKSHLNIHQKIHTGERQYECHECGKAFNQKSILIVHQKIHTGEKPYVCGECGRAFIRKSNFITHQRIHTGEKPYECSDCGKSFTSKSQLLVHQPIHTGEKPYVCAVCGKAFSGRSNLSKHQKTHTGEKPYICSECGKTFRQKSELIIHHRIHTGEKPYECSDCGKSFTKKSQLQVHQRIHTGEKPYVCAECGKAFTDRSNLNKHQTTHTGDKPYKCVVCGKGFVQKSVLNVHQSIHT, encoded by the exons ATGAGGAGATTTTTTCCTGGACAAACTGTTTATAAGAAGCTCATTTTG GGATCGGTGTCCTTCAGGGATGTGGCTGTAGATTTCAGCAGAGAGGAGTGGCAGCATCTAGACCTTGCTCAGAGAAACTTGTACCGGGATGTGATGTTGGAGACCTACAGTCACCTGCTTTCAGTAG GGTATGAAGTTCCCCAACCAGAAGTTTTCATGTTGGAGCAAGGAAAGGAGCCCTGGGCATTGCAGGGTGAGAGCCCACATCAGAGCTGTTCAG AAGAATTGTGGCAGATTGATGACCAGACAGAAAGCTatcagcaaagagaaaacaaatctttaaGAGATGTTgttttcatcaagaaaatacTGACTGCAAAGAAGGATTATGAATATAAGgacattagaaaaataatccaTGTGAGCCAAAACATTCTTTCCCCCAAAAGAGCCCATCAGTGTGATTCATTTGGAAACGCTTTGAAGCATAATTTAGATTTACACAGTCATTATAGAAACAGTGCATCAAAGAACATGAATAAGATTACTGAATATGGTAAAATTTCTTCCTCTACTGACCCTGAGTGTTCTCCAACAGGAGAGAAGTTATGGGACCATAATCAATGTGGAAATATCCTCAGCTATAAACAAGCACCCTCTCAACATCAAAAAATTCATACTGGGGAGAAATCTTACGAATGTGCTGAATTTGGAAAGATCTTCACCCAGAAGTCACAGCTCAGGGTACATATGAAAGTTCATACAGGAGAAAAACTCTATGTGTGCATTGACTGTGGGAAAGCTTTTGTAAAGAGGCCAGAATTCATTATACATCAGAGAACCCATACTAGAGAGAAGCCCTATAagtgcagtgaatgtggaaaAGCTTTTTTCCAAGTATCTTCTCTCTTAAGGCATcaaagaattcatactggagaaaaactTTATGAATGCAGTGAATGTGGAAAAGGCTTCTCTTACAACTCTGATCTCAGTATACACCAgaaaattcatactggagagagaCACCATGAATGCAGTGATTGTGGCAAAGCATTTACACAAAAGTCCACGCTCAAGATGCATCAGAAGATTCACACAGGTGAGAGATCTTATATATGTATTGAATGTGGACAGGCCTTCATACAGAAGACACACTTGATTGCACACCGAAGAATCCATACTGGAGAAAAACCATATGAATGCAATAACTGTGGGAAGTCCTTCATTTCTAAGTCACAACTCCAGGTACATCAACGAATTCACACAAGAATGAAACCCTTTATATATACTGAATATGGGAAGATCTTCAACAATAGTTCCAATCTCATTACACATAAGAAAGTTCAAATTAGAGAGAAATCGTCCATATGTACTGAATGTGGTAAGGCCTTTACGTACAGGTCAGAACTGATTatacatcagagaattcacactgggGAAAAACCTTATGAATGCAGTGATTGTGGAAAAGCCTTTACTCAGAAGTCAGCACTCACAGtgcatcagagaattcatacaggaGAAAAATCTTACGTATGCATGAAATGTGGACTAGCCTTTATCCAGAAGGCTCACTTGATTGCACATCAAataattcatactggagagaaaccttataaaTGTGGCCACTGTGGGAAATCCTTTACTTCCAAGTCACAACTCCACGTACATAAACgaattcacacaggagagaagcctTATATGTGCGCTAAATGTGGGAAGGCATTTACCAACAGGTCAAATCTCATTACACATCAGAAAACTCATACAGGGGAGAAGTCCTATATATGTCCTAAATGTGGAAAGGCCTTCACACAAAGGTCAGATTTGATTACAcaccagagaattcatactggagaaaaacctTATGAATGTGGTACCTGTGGAAAAGCCTTTACCCAAAAGTCACACCTCAATATACACCAGAAAATTCATACCGGAGAAAGACAATATGAATGccatgaatgtgggaaagccttcaatCAGAAATCAATACTTATTGTGCATCAGAAaattcatacaggagagaaaccttatgTATGCGGTGAGTGTGGTAGAGCTTTCATCCGGAAGTCAAACTTCATTActcatcagagaattcatactggagagaaaccttatgaatgcaGTGATTGTGGGAAATCCTTCACGTCCAAATCTCAGCTCCTGGTGCATCAACCAATTCACACAGGAGAAAAACCgtatgtgtgtgctgtgtgtgggaaagcctttagtgGCAGATCAAATCTCAgtaaacaccaaaaaacccataCAGGAGAAAAGCCCTACATCTGTTCTGAATGTGGGAAGACCTTCAGACAGAAGTCAGAGTTGATTATACATCATAGaatccacactggagagaaaccttatgaatgcaGTGACTGTGGCAAATCTTTCACTAAGAAATCACAACTCCAAGTGCATCAGCgaattcacacaggagaaaaGCCTTATGTATGTGCTGAGTGTGGGAAGGCTTTCACAGACAGGTCAAATTTGAATAAACATCAGACAACACACACTGGAGACAAACCCTATAAGTGTGTAGTCTGTGGGAAAGGCTTCGTCCAGAAATCTGTGCTCAATGTCCATCAGAGTATTCACACTTGA
- the LOC131500309 gene encoding zinc finger protein 585A isoform X4, whose translation MTMSANQTSPHKSLILVPEEYDSSYEGSVSFRDVAVDFSREEWQHLDLAQRNLYRDVMLETYSHLLSVGYEVPQPEVFMLEQGKEPWALQGESPHQSCSGEKLWDHNQCGNILSYKQAPSQHQKIHTGEKSYECAEFGKIFTQKSQLRVHMKVHTGEKLYVCIDCGKAFVKRPEFIIHQRTHTREKPYKCSECGKAFFQVSSLLRHQRIHTGEKLYECSECGKGFSYNSDLSIHQKIHTGERHHECSDCGKAFTQKSTLKMHQKIHTGERSYICIECGQAFIQKTHLIAHRRIHTGEKPYECNNCGKSFISKSQLQVHQRIHTRMKPFIYTEYGKIFNNSSNLITHKKVQIREKSSICTECGKAFTYRSELIIHQRIHTGEKPYECSDCGKAFTQKSALTVHQRIHTGEKSYVCMKCGLAFIQKAHLIAHQIIHTGEKPYKCGHCGKSFTSKSQLHVHKRIHTGEKPYMCAKCGKAFTNRSNLITHQKTHTGEKSYICPKCGKAFTQRSDLITHQRIHTGEKPYECGTCGKAFTQKSHLNIHQKIHTGERQYECHECGKAFNQKSILIVHQKIHTGEKPYVCGECGRAFIRKSNFITHQRIHTGEKPYECSDCGKSFTSKSQLLVHQPIHTGEKPYVCAVCGKAFSGRSNLSKHQKTHTGEKPYICSECGKTFRQKSELIIHHRIHTGEKPYECSDCGKSFTKKSQLQVHQRIHTGEKPYVCAECGKAFTDRSNLNKHQTTHTGDKPYKCVVCGKGFVQKSVLNVHQSIHT comes from the exons ATGACGATGTCAGCTAATCAGACCTCTCCCCATAAATCCCTGATCCTGGTTCCAGAGGAATATGACAGTTCATATGAG GGATCGGTGTCCTTCAGGGATGTGGCTGTAGATTTCAGCAGAGAGGAGTGGCAGCATCTAGACCTTGCTCAGAGAAACTTGTACCGGGATGTGATGTTGGAGACCTACAGTCACCTGCTTTCAGTAG GGTATGAAGTTCCCCAACCAGAAGTTTTCATGTTGGAGCAAGGAAAGGAGCCCTGGGCATTGCAGGGTGAGAGCCCACATCAGAGCTGTTCAG GAGAGAAGTTATGGGACCATAATCAATGTGGAAATATCCTCAGCTATAAACAAGCACCCTCTCAACATCAAAAAATTCATACTGGGGAGAAATCTTACGAATGTGCTGAATTTGGAAAGATCTTCACCCAGAAGTCACAGCTCAGGGTACATATGAAAGTTCATACAGGAGAAAAACTCTATGTGTGCATTGACTGTGGGAAAGCTTTTGTAAAGAGGCCAGAATTCATTATACATCAGAGAACCCATACTAGAGAGAAGCCCTATAagtgcagtgaatgtggaaaAGCTTTTTTCCAAGTATCTTCTCTCTTAAGGCATcaaagaattcatactggagaaaaactTTATGAATGCAGTGAATGTGGAAAAGGCTTCTCTTACAACTCTGATCTCAGTATACACCAgaaaattcatactggagagagaCACCATGAATGCAGTGATTGTGGCAAAGCATTTACACAAAAGTCCACGCTCAAGATGCATCAGAAGATTCACACAGGTGAGAGATCTTATATATGTATTGAATGTGGACAGGCCTTCATACAGAAGACACACTTGATTGCACACCGAAGAATCCATACTGGAGAAAAACCATATGAATGCAATAACTGTGGGAAGTCCTTCATTTCTAAGTCACAACTCCAGGTACATCAACGAATTCACACAAGAATGAAACCCTTTATATATACTGAATATGGGAAGATCTTCAACAATAGTTCCAATCTCATTACACATAAGAAAGTTCAAATTAGAGAGAAATCGTCCATATGTACTGAATGTGGTAAGGCCTTTACGTACAGGTCAGAACTGATTatacatcagagaattcacactgggGAAAAACCTTATGAATGCAGTGATTGTGGAAAAGCCTTTACTCAGAAGTCAGCACTCACAGtgcatcagagaattcatacaggaGAAAAATCTTACGTATGCATGAAATGTGGACTAGCCTTTATCCAGAAGGCTCACTTGATTGCACATCAAataattcatactggagagaaaccttataaaTGTGGCCACTGTGGGAAATCCTTTACTTCCAAGTCACAACTCCACGTACATAAACgaattcacacaggagagaagcctTATATGTGCGCTAAATGTGGGAAGGCATTTACCAACAGGTCAAATCTCATTACACATCAGAAAACTCATACAGGGGAGAAGTCCTATATATGTCCTAAATGTGGAAAGGCCTTCACACAAAGGTCAGATTTGATTACAcaccagagaattcatactggagaaaaacctTATGAATGTGGTACCTGTGGAAAAGCCTTTACCCAAAAGTCACACCTCAATATACACCAGAAAATTCATACCGGAGAAAGACAATATGAATGccatgaatgtgggaaagccttcaatCAGAAATCAATACTTATTGTGCATCAGAAaattcatacaggagagaaaccttatgTATGCGGTGAGTGTGGTAGAGCTTTCATCCGGAAGTCAAACTTCATTActcatcagagaattcatactggagagaaaccttatgaatgcaGTGATTGTGGGAAATCCTTCACGTCCAAATCTCAGCTCCTGGTGCATCAACCAATTCACACAGGAGAAAAACCgtatgtgtgtgctgtgtgtgggaaagcctttagtgGCAGATCAAATCTCAgtaaacaccaaaaaacccataCAGGAGAAAAGCCCTACATCTGTTCTGAATGTGGGAAGACCTTCAGACAGAAGTCAGAGTTGATTATACATCATAGaatccacactggagagaaaccttatgaatgcaGTGACTGTGGCAAATCTTTCACTAAGAAATCACAACTCCAAGTGCATCAGCgaattcacacaggagaaaaGCCTTATGTATGTGCTGAGTGTGGGAAGGCTTTCACAGACAGGTCAAATTTGAATAAACATCAGACAACACACACTGGAGACAAACCCTATAAGTGTGTAGTCTGTGGGAAAGGCTTCGTCCAGAAATCTGTGCTCAATGTCCATCAGAGTATTCACACTTGA